In Phyllopteryx taeniolatus isolate TA_2022b chromosome 1, UOR_Ptae_1.2, whole genome shotgun sequence, the following proteins share a genomic window:
- the LOC133477533 gene encoding uncharacterized protein LOC133477533 isoform X2, translating into MKHCWCVLLASVLAVLRLTSSVSYVMRRIIELVVVLPLQARLGPFCGQSAYVLSLLVCFSPDGEDCLQIMQHKSDRNVPVGGSVKINCTYRYMNCSNPSYVSWYKLESNIFVPVTNDSRTNVKSVHVSNSDTMLLLSFTNIQVSNAGFYRCQSGLTLGQNIKVSVYDNHVTTNISLRNETPMTADVRWMYAYSAVGTMAFVIVVVCISVISMQRCKGNSERETQSDNQQPASAETSSGSFMSSRMTSKEEKPSERRTEKDASSVVYTALHHQLPAGAPVPPRRPKEESSEYADIRV; encoded by the exons ATGAAGCACTGCTGGTGTGTGCTGCTTGCGTCCGTCTTGGCAGTGCTGCGTCTTACTTCAAGCGTCAGCT ATGTGATGCGCCGTATCATCGAGCTTGTTGTGGTTTTGCCACTGCAGGCTCGGCTCGGGCCCTTCTGTGGACAGTCGGCATATGTTCTCTCCTTGCTTGTgtgcttttctccag ACGGAGAAGACTGCCTGCAAATCATGCAGCACAAAAGCGATCGCAACGTTCCCGTCGGGGGAAGCGTCAAGATTAATTGCACATACCGGTATATGAATTGCTCTAATCCATCGTACGTCTCCTGGTATAAATTggaaagcaacatttttgtgcCAGTGACCAATGACTCTCGCACTAACGTGAAATCGGTCCACGTGAGCAACTCGGATACCATGTTGTTACTAAGCTTCACAAATATACAAGTAAGCAATGCGGGTTTCTATCGGTGTCAAAGTGGACTCACCTTAGGACAGAACATCAAAGTGTCCGTGTATG ATAACCACGTGACGACCAACATCTCGCTGAGGAACGAAACTC CCATGACAGCGGACGTGCGATGGATGTACGCGTACTCCGCCGTAGGCACGATGGCGTTTGTCATCGTCGTCGTTTGCATTTCGGTCATTTCCATGCAGCGGTGTAAAG GCAACTCGGAGAGGGAGACGCAAAGTGACAATCAA CAGCCGGCGAGTGCCGAAACCTCCTCCGGCAGCTTCATGTCCAGCAGGATGACGTCCAAGGAGGAAAAGCCTTCAGAAAGGAGGACAGAGAAAGACGCGAGCTCCGTCGTGTACACCGCACTCCATCACCAGCTGCCCGCCGGTGCCCCCGTGCCACCGAGGCGGCCCAAAGAGGAAAGTTCCGAGTACGCAGACATTCGAGTATGA
- the LOC133477533 gene encoding uncharacterized protein LOC133477533 isoform X1 — protein MKHCWCVLLASVLAVLRLTSSVSYVMRRIIELVVVLPLQARLGPFCGQSAYVLSLLVCFSPDGEDCLQIMQHKSDRNVPVGGSVKINCTYRYMNCSNPSYVSWYKLESNIFVPVTNDSRTNVKSVHVSNSDTMLLLSFTNIQVSNAGFYRCQSGLTLGQNIKVSVYDNHVTTNISLRNETPMTADVRWMYAYSAVGTMAFVIVVVCISVISMQRCKGNSERETQSDNQHLSLLKQPASAETSSGSFMSSRMTSKEEKPSERRTEKDASSVVYTALHHQLPAGAPVPPRRPKEESSEYADIRV, from the exons ATGAAGCACTGCTGGTGTGTGCTGCTTGCGTCCGTCTTGGCAGTGCTGCGTCTTACTTCAAGCGTCAGCT ATGTGATGCGCCGTATCATCGAGCTTGTTGTGGTTTTGCCACTGCAGGCTCGGCTCGGGCCCTTCTGTGGACAGTCGGCATATGTTCTCTCCTTGCTTGTgtgcttttctccag ACGGAGAAGACTGCCTGCAAATCATGCAGCACAAAAGCGATCGCAACGTTCCCGTCGGGGGAAGCGTCAAGATTAATTGCACATACCGGTATATGAATTGCTCTAATCCATCGTACGTCTCCTGGTATAAATTggaaagcaacatttttgtgcCAGTGACCAATGACTCTCGCACTAACGTGAAATCGGTCCACGTGAGCAACTCGGATACCATGTTGTTACTAAGCTTCACAAATATACAAGTAAGCAATGCGGGTTTCTATCGGTGTCAAAGTGGACTCACCTTAGGACAGAACATCAAAGTGTCCGTGTATG ATAACCACGTGACGACCAACATCTCGCTGAGGAACGAAACTC CCATGACAGCGGACGTGCGATGGATGTACGCGTACTCCGCCGTAGGCACGATGGCGTTTGTCATCGTCGTCGTTTGCATTTCGGTCATTTCCATGCAGCGGTGTAAAG GCAACTCGGAGAGGGAGACGCAAAGTGACAATCAA CACTTGTCTCTGCTAAAGCAGCCGGCGAGTGCCGAAACCTCCTCCGGCAGCTTCATGTCCAGCAGGATGACGTCCAAGGAGGAAAAGCCTTCAGAAAGGAGGACAGAGAAAGACGCGAGCTCCGTCGTGTACACCGCACTCCATCACCAGCTGCCCGCCGGTGCCCCCGTGCCACCGAGGCGGCCCAAAGAGGAAAGTTCCGAGTACGCAGACATTCGAGTATGA
- the LOC133477533 gene encoding uncharacterized protein LOC133477533 isoform X3: MKHCWCVLLASVLAVLRLTSSVSYVMRRIIELVVVLPLQARLGPFCGQSAYVLSLLVCFSPDGEDCLQIMQHKSDRNVPVGGSVKINCTYRYMNCSNPSYVSWYKLESNIFVPVTNDSRTNVKSVHVSNSDTMLLLSFTNIQVSNAGFYRCQSGLTLGQNIKVSVYDNHVTTNISLRNETPMTADVRWMYAYSAVGTMAFVIVVVCISVISMQRCKGNSERETQSDNQPASAETSSGSFMSSRMTSKEEKPSERRTEKDASSVVYTALHHQLPAGAPVPPRRPKEESSEYADIRV, translated from the exons ATGAAGCACTGCTGGTGTGTGCTGCTTGCGTCCGTCTTGGCAGTGCTGCGTCTTACTTCAAGCGTCAGCT ATGTGATGCGCCGTATCATCGAGCTTGTTGTGGTTTTGCCACTGCAGGCTCGGCTCGGGCCCTTCTGTGGACAGTCGGCATATGTTCTCTCCTTGCTTGTgtgcttttctccag ACGGAGAAGACTGCCTGCAAATCATGCAGCACAAAAGCGATCGCAACGTTCCCGTCGGGGGAAGCGTCAAGATTAATTGCACATACCGGTATATGAATTGCTCTAATCCATCGTACGTCTCCTGGTATAAATTggaaagcaacatttttgtgcCAGTGACCAATGACTCTCGCACTAACGTGAAATCGGTCCACGTGAGCAACTCGGATACCATGTTGTTACTAAGCTTCACAAATATACAAGTAAGCAATGCGGGTTTCTATCGGTGTCAAAGTGGACTCACCTTAGGACAGAACATCAAAGTGTCCGTGTATG ATAACCACGTGACGACCAACATCTCGCTGAGGAACGAAACTC CCATGACAGCGGACGTGCGATGGATGTACGCGTACTCCGCCGTAGGCACGATGGCGTTTGTCATCGTCGTCGTTTGCATTTCGGTCATTTCCATGCAGCGGTGTAAAG GCAACTCGGAGAGGGAGACGCAAAGTGACAATCAA CCGGCGAGTGCCGAAACCTCCTCCGGCAGCTTCATGTCCAGCAGGATGACGTCCAAGGAGGAAAAGCCTTCAGAAAGGAGGACAGAGAAAGACGCGAGCTCCGTCGTGTACACCGCACTCCATCACCAGCTGCCCGCCGGTGCCCCCGTGCCACCGAGGCGGCCCAAAGAGGAAAGTTCCGAGTACGCAGACATTCGAGTATGA
- the LOC133477533 gene encoding uncharacterized protein LOC133477533 isoform X5 — MKHCWCVLLASVLAVLRLTSSVSYGEDCLQIMQHKSDRNVPVGGSVKINCTYRYMNCSNPSYVSWYKLESNIFVPVTNDSRTNVKSVHVSNSDTMLLLSFTNIQVSNAGFYRCQSGLTLGQNIKVSVYDNHVTTNISLRNETPMTADVRWMYAYSAVGTMAFVIVVVCISVISMQRCKGNSERETQSDNQQPASAETSSGSFMSSRMTSKEEKPSERRTEKDASSVVYTALHHQLPAGAPVPPRRPKEESSEYADIRV, encoded by the exons ATGAAGCACTGCTGGTGTGTGCTGCTTGCGTCCGTCTTGGCAGTGCTGCGTCTTACTTCAAGCGTCAGCT ACGGAGAAGACTGCCTGCAAATCATGCAGCACAAAAGCGATCGCAACGTTCCCGTCGGGGGAAGCGTCAAGATTAATTGCACATACCGGTATATGAATTGCTCTAATCCATCGTACGTCTCCTGGTATAAATTggaaagcaacatttttgtgcCAGTGACCAATGACTCTCGCACTAACGTGAAATCGGTCCACGTGAGCAACTCGGATACCATGTTGTTACTAAGCTTCACAAATATACAAGTAAGCAATGCGGGTTTCTATCGGTGTCAAAGTGGACTCACCTTAGGACAGAACATCAAAGTGTCCGTGTATG ATAACCACGTGACGACCAACATCTCGCTGAGGAACGAAACTC CCATGACAGCGGACGTGCGATGGATGTACGCGTACTCCGCCGTAGGCACGATGGCGTTTGTCATCGTCGTCGTTTGCATTTCGGTCATTTCCATGCAGCGGTGTAAAG GCAACTCGGAGAGGGAGACGCAAAGTGACAATCAA CAGCCGGCGAGTGCCGAAACCTCCTCCGGCAGCTTCATGTCCAGCAGGATGACGTCCAAGGAGGAAAAGCCTTCAGAAAGGAGGACAGAGAAAGACGCGAGCTCCGTCGTGTACACCGCACTCCATCACCAGCTGCCCGCCGGTGCCCCCGTGCCACCGAGGCGGCCCAAAGAGGAAAGTTCCGAGTACGCAGACATTCGAGTATGA
- the LOC133477533 gene encoding uncharacterized protein LOC133477533 isoform X4, which translates to MKHCWCVLLASVLAVLRLTSSVSYGEDCLQIMQHKSDRNVPVGGSVKINCTYRYMNCSNPSYVSWYKLESNIFVPVTNDSRTNVKSVHVSNSDTMLLLSFTNIQVSNAGFYRCQSGLTLGQNIKVSVYDNHVTTNISLRNETPMTADVRWMYAYSAVGTMAFVIVVVCISVISMQRCKGNSERETQSDNQHLSLLKQPASAETSSGSFMSSRMTSKEEKPSERRTEKDASSVVYTALHHQLPAGAPVPPRRPKEESSEYADIRV; encoded by the exons ATGAAGCACTGCTGGTGTGTGCTGCTTGCGTCCGTCTTGGCAGTGCTGCGTCTTACTTCAAGCGTCAGCT ACGGAGAAGACTGCCTGCAAATCATGCAGCACAAAAGCGATCGCAACGTTCCCGTCGGGGGAAGCGTCAAGATTAATTGCACATACCGGTATATGAATTGCTCTAATCCATCGTACGTCTCCTGGTATAAATTggaaagcaacatttttgtgcCAGTGACCAATGACTCTCGCACTAACGTGAAATCGGTCCACGTGAGCAACTCGGATACCATGTTGTTACTAAGCTTCACAAATATACAAGTAAGCAATGCGGGTTTCTATCGGTGTCAAAGTGGACTCACCTTAGGACAGAACATCAAAGTGTCCGTGTATG ATAACCACGTGACGACCAACATCTCGCTGAGGAACGAAACTC CCATGACAGCGGACGTGCGATGGATGTACGCGTACTCCGCCGTAGGCACGATGGCGTTTGTCATCGTCGTCGTTTGCATTTCGGTCATTTCCATGCAGCGGTGTAAAG GCAACTCGGAGAGGGAGACGCAAAGTGACAATCAA CACTTGTCTCTGCTAAAGCAGCCGGCGAGTGCCGAAACCTCCTCCGGCAGCTTCATGTCCAGCAGGATGACGTCCAAGGAGGAAAAGCCTTCAGAAAGGAGGACAGAGAAAGACGCGAGCTCCGTCGTGTACACCGCACTCCATCACCAGCTGCCCGCCGGTGCCCCCGTGCCACCGAGGCGGCCCAAAGAGGAAAGTTCCGAGTACGCAGACATTCGAGTATGA
- the LOC133477533 gene encoding uncharacterized protein LOC133477533 isoform X6, with protein sequence MQHKSDRNVPVGGSVKINCTYRYMNCSNPSYVSWYKLESNIFVPVTNDSRTNVKSVHVSNSDTMLLLSFTNIQVSNAGFYRCQSGLTLGQNIKVSVYDNHVTTNISLRNETPMTADVRWMYAYSAVGTMAFVIVVVCISVISMQRCKGNSERETQSDNQHLSLLKQPASAETSSGSFMSSRMTSKEEKPSERRTEKDASSVVYTALHHQLPAGAPVPPRRPKEESSEYADIRV encoded by the exons ATGCAGCACAAAAGCGATCGCAACGTTCCCGTCGGGGGAAGCGTCAAGATTAATTGCACATACCGGTATATGAATTGCTCTAATCCATCGTACGTCTCCTGGTATAAATTggaaagcaacatttttgtgcCAGTGACCAATGACTCTCGCACTAACGTGAAATCGGTCCACGTGAGCAACTCGGATACCATGTTGTTACTAAGCTTCACAAATATACAAGTAAGCAATGCGGGTTTCTATCGGTGTCAAAGTGGACTCACCTTAGGACAGAACATCAAAGTGTCCGTGTATG ATAACCACGTGACGACCAACATCTCGCTGAGGAACGAAACTC CCATGACAGCGGACGTGCGATGGATGTACGCGTACTCCGCCGTAGGCACGATGGCGTTTGTCATCGTCGTCGTTTGCATTTCGGTCATTTCCATGCAGCGGTGTAAAG GCAACTCGGAGAGGGAGACGCAAAGTGACAATCAA CACTTGTCTCTGCTAAAGCAGCCGGCGAGTGCCGAAACCTCCTCCGGCAGCTTCATGTCCAGCAGGATGACGTCCAAGGAGGAAAAGCCTTCAGAAAGGAGGACAGAGAAAGACGCGAGCTCCGTCGTGTACACCGCACTCCATCACCAGCTGCCCGCCGGTGCCCCCGTGCCACCGAGGCGGCCCAAAGAGGAAAGTTCCGAGTACGCAGACATTCGAGTATGA
- the LOC133477349 gene encoding OX-2 membrane glycoprotein-like isoform X1: MKWDVAFWSRWRDFSEFRISLRLDTFALLLLWIGGPSGARGEVASRASVSAEAGRPLLLGCNVTTATGDSVHQVRWLDGRDELLLAYRHATPIRVSHRAPGVRLVSWRRDSSYIAIAEARPQDEGCYRCIFDVFPAGSQQGSTCVSVTARAHQDGDEKAQRGEPAALSCRYGLPDRVLQVLWKKTAEGGGGVTVASYSPGHYDVEETLRGRLSLSQSLGRTRLAFRAVGVEDEACYTCEFHTFPDGTRSATACLSVYVLPEVTVAHVSSSSGVTEANCTTRSRPAAQITWSIGGDDQSLNTSFVSRYAEGDGITTVTSTLVLASGTLTERSVRCVVRHQGLEKPLYVALHNTRGVGVGASKRVGVILLLLLIIVVIIPVHLCGKCDVGIVRLRSIFCLYKSLH; the protein is encoded by the exons GTGAGGTGGCATCACGTGCCAGCGTGAGTGCCGAGGCGGGCCGACCCCTCCTCTTGGGCTGCAATGTCACCACGGCAACGGGCGACAGCGTCCATCAAGTGCGCTGGCTGGACGGACGCGACGAGCTGCTGCTGGCGTACCGGCACGCCACGCCGATCCGCGTCAGCCACCGAGCGCCCGGCGTGCGGCTGGTCTCCTGGCGCCGGGACTCCAGCTACATCGCCATCGCCGAGGCGCGCCCGCAGGATGAGGGCTGCTACCGCTGCATCTTCGACGTCTTTCCTGCGGGCTCGCAACAAGGCAGCACGTGCGTCAGCGTGACCG CCAGGGCGCATCAAGACGGCGACGAGAAAGCCCAGCGTGGCGAGCCGGCCGCCCTGTCCTGCCGGTACGGCCTGCCCGATCGGGTGCTCCAGGTTCTGTGGAAGAAGACGGCGGAAGGGGGCGGCGGCGTCACGGTGGCCTCCTACTCCCCAGGCCACTACGACGTGGAGGAGACGCTGCGGGGTCGTCTGAGCCTGAGCCAGAGTCTCGGCCGCACCCGGCTGGCTTTCCGGGCCGTCGGCGTAGAGGACGAGGCGTGCTACACGTGCGAGTTCCACACGTTCCCCGACGGCACCAGGAGCGCCACCGCTTGCCTCTCTGTTTATG TTTTACCCGAGGTGACGGTGGCCCATGTGAGCTCGTCTTCAGGCGTCACCGAGGCCAACTGCACCACACGATCACGGCCCGCGGCGCAGATCACTTGGAGCATCGGCGGGGACGACCAAAGTCTCAACACGTCGTTTGTTTCCCGCTACGCCGAAGGTGACGGCATAACGACGGTGACGAGCACGCTCGTCCTCGCGTCAGGCACGCTCACAGAGCGCTCGGTCCGGTGCGTCGTACGCCATCAGGGACTGGAAAAACCTCTCTATGTGGCCCTCCACAACACACGCG GTGTTGGCGTGGGTGCGTCAAAGCGTGTCGgcgtcatcctcctcctcctcctcatcatcgtcgtcatcattcCTGTTCACTTGTGTGGAAAGTGTGACGTTGGCATTGTGAGGCTCCGTTCGATCTTCTGCCTTTATAAAAGCCTTCACTGA